Genomic segment of Callithrix jacchus isolate 240 chromosome 9, calJac240_pri, whole genome shotgun sequence:
GGGGTTAATTTTGAGCTCTCCTCTTTTTATCAGTATCAACACTATCCTGGAGGTGTTGCCAAAGCAGAGGAGAACAGGCCTTTTCTCAGCCACTCAGACGCAGGAAGTGGAGAACTTGGTGAGAGCGGGCCTCCGGAACCCTGTCCGGGTCTCGGTTAAGGAGAAGGGCGTGGCAGCCAGCAGCGTCCAGAAGACCCCCTCCCGCCTGGAAAACTACTACATGGTCAGTGCCTGGGCTTGCGTCTTAGTCAGCAATAATGACCAGTGCTCATTTCATGGAAGTTGTACGAGgagaataaatatgaaatatgtggcacatatgaAATGCTTTTGGGGACAGAGCTAGGACAGATGGTCTGGGTGGTCCTACTCATTGAATGAATAAGTTAAATTGGGCATAAATGTATTGTACGTACAGTTTCTAAGGACAGTATCTTTGAACCTCCAACCTCAAGTGACCAGATGTTTCTATTTCACAGGCCTGGGGTGTGCTGGGTGCAGGCATGATACAGCTCTAGTTCCTGGGCCTGTCAGAACAGCCTGACCCAGAGAAGGGCATAGTTAGATGTGCAGGTGGAACACAGAAAATCAAATGACAGACTCACTCCTAAGGAGACTTTGTGGGTGGAAATGTTCTGCTCTGtaaatgttgtatattttttacttgCATCAAATATGTGGAATTTCTAGCAGTGAAGACTAGCTGCTGGCTTCTGTAGTTTCTTCACAAGGAAGTAGATGGGCTTTTGGCAACTTGATTGTTTAGTAATGAGGCCACTCCCCAGCCCCgttctgttctgtcccattgctGGAATGGGTCACAAGGCACAAGTGCAGAGTGCACAGGCTACAGGGGAGGCACGGAGGAACCCGCAGGCCAGGTCACTGCTAACGGCATATCCACCCACCAGCCTGGGACTGgggcttctctttctcttttgcaatCAGCTTTCTCAGGTTGAATATTTCTTCAGGCCTGAGGGGGTAGTTCCTCAGTTCCTGAACATGTCTGTTGTTCAAAATGaaggaggctggtctcaaaagtAGAGTGTTCCTATTGCTGTGGACTGAGGTGGTCAAGGCTGCTCTCCTGTTTGTGTCAGTTTGTAGGCAGATGAAAGGTAGAGTGAGTTTGCAAATGAGAAACTGCACCTAGTGTAACTGGAGAGTGTTGTCGAAATCAGATAGGCTCATCAGAAGTGGGGGCTGTAGTTACCATTGATGTTTCTGACTGAGGCCGGGCTGGATGAAGTAGGAGGCCAGCTCGGTGCATCAGGTAGGCATAGGGAAGTGTGGAGAGTGTGGGCGCTAGAGCAGAACTGCCTGCTGCAGATCTTGGCTTTGTCCCCTTCTAAATTAACCGATGAACTTACAGGACCTCACTTGTCAAATGGAGGCCACAGTAGTATACAGCTTCATAGGGTTGTTGGAGGGTTAATTAATCCATGCAGAAATGTCCATGATAATGCCTGGTACTTAGTAAGTTGGGTTGAGCATGGCTGACGTgaaattccaaaatccaaaatgccccAAAATCTGGAGCTTTTTAAGTgccaacatgatgctcaaaggaaatgctcattggagcatcaGGATTTCAGATTTCCAGATTAGGGATGCCCAGCTGGTACGTATAGTGCAGTTATTCCGAAGTCTGAAAACATTCAAAAGCCAAACACTTCGGTCCCAAGGGCCTTGGATGAGGGATAGTGGTACTCATGTTAGCTTTGGAAACCCACTGTGTCTGCTGTTGCgttctgttattttgcatttagAGGTGGCTGAgtacatgagaaaaaaattccaaactggGGATTTGGTTTGGGCAAAAATAGGATGAATGCATTCAGGTAAATTTAATGTCTCTAATTTGGGAGTTTGAATGGAggacttgattgcactatgaagAAAAGTAGTGGGGTCTGTGTCCATGGAGgccttttaaataattatgttgCTTTCTGGAAATTCTTATTCAACTTAAAGCAATGACTTCTGAACTTGGCATCAGAATTTCCTGGGTAAAcgttttctttttaaactctgAAATAATATGGATTCTTGCTgttaaaaaactacctgagactgcattaaaaaaaaaaaaaaaaaagaaaatgaaaaaataatatggaTTCTTAGGTCCAAtctcagacctgctgaatcagaatctgtatgTCAtacccaagaatctgcatttaaaaaaaaaaatttatttcatatcctttggccacgaatggtggctcgtgcctgtaattccagtactttagagctgaggtggaggattgcctgaggccaggccgggagttcaaggctgtctGGGCAACATAttcagactctgtctcttaaaaaaaaaaaaaaagtaaaataagtaaataaaaatctgcCCTGGAGCTGGTGTGACAGCTGGCGTGGAGATTGGGATTGGGAGTTGGGAACTGCTGCCTGTGGGATGACTGTGTTTCTCTGAGCCGTGTGACTTTGTGACAATCAAATTAACTTTTACAGGCAGCAGCACATGTCGATGTTTATTCTGAGCCAGGTAGACCAATCAACATTCTGACTAAATTCTGTCCTATCCAGAGAGGAAATGGCATTCCTTAAAATTGAACGCTGAAACTGAAACTAGCCATGGGGATTATTACTGCCAAATAAgttttttattaatttccatGTTTACTTTATAGGTATGCAAGGCAGATGAGAAATTTAATCAGCTGGTCCATTTCCTTCGCAATCATAAGCAGGAGAAACACCTGGTCTTCTTCAGGTACTCCTCTGGTCTCTGTGGCCGCGGCATCAGGGATTCAGCCAGAATGTGCAGCTGCATGTGGCCTTTGGGTTTTGGATTTCATCTAGCATGGTTCTCTCAGGAATGTTTTTTTCTGCAAATAACTGAAAACCCAACTTTTGTGGtttgtggctttatttttctcctgtaaaAAGAAGTCCAAAGGCAGGCAGTTTCTCACGTGGGTTTCATATGTCAGTCATGTCAAGGTCAGTGTTGTGATTGGTCTCTTCCTACGTGTCACGTCATGGATTCTAGATGACCAATATTACACCTTGTCATGTCTGTGCTGAAGAAAGataaggcagggaaaggcagagGGGGCATATGGTAGTGTTAGCTATATCCATGCCTTTTAAAcgttttctttttaaactctgAAATAATATGGATTCTTGCTgttaaaaaactacctgagactgcattaaaaaaaaaaaaagaaaatgaaaaaataatatggaTTCTTAGGTCCAATCTCAGACCTCTTCATTCCCCTAGGGAGGGCTCGGGATGATTCTCACTGCCTTTCTCCTCTTCATTCCCCTAGGGATGATGCTCACTGCCATTCTCCTCTTCATTCCCCTAGGGAGGGCTCAGAGTTAGGTTGCCTCTACTGCAGCTGTTGCTCACTGTTCCCCTCTCCCAGTTGTAGAAGGACGAAGGTGGTCAATGCCTCTAAGCCCTCTGTCCCTCTTGCAGCACCTGTGCCTGTGTGGAATACTATGGGAAGGCTCTGGAGGCGCTGGTGAAGGGTGTGAAGATTATGTGCATTCATGGAAAGATGAAATACAAACGCAATAAGATCTTCATGGAGTTCCGCAAATTGCAAAGGTAGGTGGGCTTCACTGGACGGAGCAGCTCTCCTGTCACAGGGTGCTCTTTCAGGTCCCCAAACGCCTCATTCTCCCTTAGCTTGTGCTGCCCGCATGTGTTgtttttcctgtcttcctctctaATGTGGTTATCATCTCTCTCTAAACCCAGAACCTCCATTGCTCTGTTCTAATCCCTTTGTCTTTTGCTGTGTCACTTTCCTAGTTACTGAACTCCCGCGCTAGATGGCAACCGCCACAACACGGGGTCCCTGTATATTGTCTTCACTCCCAGACtgccctgtgcctggcccagggaaGGTCAAGCAGCAAGGAGCAATCCATTTGTCCTGTTGGGATGGAAACTGTCTGGCTTATCAGGCTTGTGACTACACAGTAGGGAACTTGTGGTCTTTCAGTGACAAGAACTTGTTTCTGTTTGTGCTTACAAATcatacttttctgtttttcttaatcaTTGAACATCTGGCTACATTAAAAGTCCGCTTTTGGGCAAAGTGATACACCTGACTGCTGGGCTGCAGTCCTGGAGTGAAGTGTCTGTTGTTTTCCAGATGGCTACAAACGATTAGACCCATATAGTTttggttttcaaatgtttatgttctaatttttaaaatccctttgCTGTCTCTTACCTCCAATTTATATTGGAACTTGTGAAGTCCTAGAGATTtgtaggaggaagaaaaaaatcaaaatattacctTAAGTATTTgcttctcccagcactttgggaggccgaggcaggtggatcatgaggtcaagagatagagaccaccctggccaacatggtgaaaccccagctctactaaaaatacaaaaattagctgggcatggtggtgtgtgcctgtagtcccagctactcgggaggctgaggcaggagaattgcttgaacccagggggcggaggttgcagtgagccaagatcataccactgcactccagcctggcacctggcgatggagcgagactgtgtctcaaaaaaaaaagtatttgcttcTGTAAGAAGCTCCAGAACCTGTGTGTCACTGTCATCGAGATCAGTGGGCTGTttgatggtgatgaagatggtgaCCTCCTTACTCAGAATGCCGTTTTCTCATTTTCTAGTGGGATTTTAGTGTGCACTGATGTGATGGCCCGGGGAATCGATATTCCTGAAGTCAACTGGGTTTTGCAGTATGACCCTCCCAGCAGTGCAAGGTATGGTATGAGGCTGCCACCTGCTCTCTGTTGAGGAATTTAGCCTAATAAAGTAGGAATCCTGAAGAAGATAAACAGATAATGATGCTCattgaaacattattttatagtAAGCCTCCAGCATGCGTGGGTCTGCAGTGACCCTGTGCATTCCTATAGCGCTTGCCAGAACAGGTTTGAAATGGTTTGAGGCCTTGCCCTGCTCCATGTAGAGCAAGGTCAGAAATTTCAGGCAGTGAGAGGAAACAACACATTTTtcgaggctgggcatggtgactcatgtctgtaattccagcactttgggaggcctaggctggtgaatcgcttgagccaaggagttcaccagcctggacaacatggcaaaaccccatctctacaaaaaatatataaagattacCAGgcgtgtgcacctgtagtcccagctactgaagtgggagaattgctgaagtgtgggaggcagaggttgcaatggattgtaccactgcactccagcctgggcaacagtgtgagatgcTGTCTTAAAAATGCATTAACCCATTTATAGTAAAAGTGATACTGTATTGTGTATTGgcagcaattaaaaatattttcaaatattaccaGTTCTTGAAGAAACTAGAATGTctagaaaatagaatatttaaatgaaaaacagcaaTAATGTAACGCCACATGTGAAAATTACAATTACTTTTTCTAAAGTCAGCATATATTCCTAATATATGCTTCCAAGCATAGGGAAATGCCTATAAACCCCCAAGTGTTAATGATTACCTCTGAGACTAttggtcatttttattttattctttatattcttcATTGTTTCCCAGATTTTCCCCTGGGGCCAATGTCCTACCTGTGTGATTAGAGGGAAAGATCTAAGTTTTACTTAGAGTTCACATTGAATGTTTCTTACAGAATCGTATCTGTCTGCAATGCTGGTTTAATTGCCAGTTCTTCTGTTTCTCACACTAGTAAGTGGCTAAGTCCACCCTGAGCTGTGGAGTCTCGAGGCTCCCCATAGCATTTTAGCAATATCAGCCctgtggctggagctggagctctGCTCAGCCACCATCAACTGGGCACCCATTTCCACCCTGTGTTCTCACAGCGCCTTCGTGCATCGCTGCGGTCGCACGGCCCGCATTGGCCACAGGGGCAGCGCTCTGGTGTTCCTCCTGCCTATGGAAGAGTCATACATCAATTTCCTTGCAATTAACCAAAAAGTAAGCTGTCTTCCCTTTTCAGATAGAATATCTAGTAACGGGGTAGCTAGAAAAGTTCTCTGGCACATGATCAGCAATTGAAATTACGAATTGTGAATTCAATGGGGCTGGGCTGCTGGTGGCAGTGCAGGGCCCTGGTGGGCTTTAAGGCTGTGGAGGCACCTTGGTCATGGAGTGACCAAGCCTGCTGTGCGGTAGCAGGCTCTGCTGGGCCCAGGCAAGGCTTACCTCTTGTGAACAGAGACCCAGTGTTGCCATACTTTGCTATCAGATTAGGATTGTCATGTGAAATcggattttttaattttctttttttttttttttgagacagagtctcactctgttgccagacgccaggctggagtatagtggcgtgatctgggctcactgcaaactccgcctcctgagtagctgggactataggtgcacgccaccacacccagctaattttttgtatttttagtagagattgggttttaccatgttggccaggatggtctctctctcttgagcccgtgatccacctgcctcggcctcccaaagtgctgggattacaggtgtgagccactgtgccaggcctaaattttcttttaaaattttaacatactTTTCAGAGCAAGTGAAATATTTGGTTTGGATTTGGGATTCAGACCTCTGATTTAAGATTAAAaggaattgttttgcttttggttttattggtCGTGACGGGGGATCCCGGGGGATGAGGGGATACCAGCCACGGAAGGTGAAGGTGagaatgtggtgtgtgtgtagtgccCCCTGCAGGAGATGAAGCTCCAGAAAAACACAGTGGACCTTCTGCCAAAACTCAAGTCCATGGCCCTGGCCGACAGAGCTGTGTTTGAAAAGGGCATGAAAGCTTTTGTGTCGTATGTCCAGGCTTATGCAAAGCATGAATGCAACCTGATTTTCAGATTAAAGGGTAAGTTGGACTTTTTCTATGTCTTCACCTTAACTGTGGTGGTCTTACAAGTATGAGATTGCTTTGTCTTGTAAAAGGAAGTGTTCCCAGGTTTTGAGGAGACACAGAATAAACTGGCTACTAGCTGCTGCATATTCCTTTTaactttgtaaaaattaattattttcatttcattaaaatgaaTGCATTAAACCCTTTGGTTAGCAAAAAATTATAAGCCGTTATTGATTGTGCTAACTCTGATCTTCTGATTGAATTAGATCTTGATTTTGCCAGCCTTGCTCGAGGTTTTGCCCTGTTGAGGATGCCCAAGATGCCGGAATTGCGAGGAAAGCAATTTCCAGATTTTGTGCCTGTGGACATTAATACAGACACTATTCcatttaaagataaaatcagagaaaagcaGAGGCAGAAACTCCTGAAgcagcaaagaaaagagaaaacagaaaatgataagaggagaaaattcataaaaaataaagcttggTCGAAGCAGaaggccaaaaaagaaaagaagaaaaaaatgaatgagaaaaggaaaagggaagaggtAAAGTTTATACTTTTACTTACATGTCAACTTAGAATCTTGAACAAGTATTACTGTAGTATATCTTTAAATAGGAATTGCGTGGGCCTCTCAGATTTTTGTTACATTGGTGACTAGGATTGGGAATTGCCTCTGTTTGCAGGAGCCAGTCTGAGAGCTTACAGTTCTCCAGTTAAAACTGCTGGTTTCACTGGAACACTACTGCTGAAAAGTTCAGTACTTTATTGGTTTCTTCTGCACTTAGGGTTCTGATACTGAAGATGAGGACATGGAAGAACTTCTCAGTGACACAAGACTcttgaaaaaacttaaaaaaggcaaaataactgAAGAAGAATTTGAGAAGAGCTTGTTGACAACTGGCAAAAGAACAATCAAGATGGCAGATTTAGGGATCTCAGATTTGGAAGATGACAGCTGATTCCAGTGCCACAGATGAACCCACAAAGGCATAGCGATGCCTTAACTTGGTGGATGGCTCCAGTTTGCTTTCGGTGGAAATCAAAACTTCAGGAGGCATCTGAGAAGAATCACATGTCTGAAAGCCGTCCTTTCAGACTAGAGGGAAATGAGGGATTTCACAATTGTGAATATTTTACTAAAAACCGTCTGGTCttggccaaatgtggtggctcttgcctgtaatcacagcactttggcaggcagatcacttgagcccaggagttcaagaccagcctgggcaacacagtgagaccctctcattaaaaacaataaaacaaaacaattacagtCTTGAAATAGTctaacaaaagaaaatgcaaaattatttgaGTATAAATAGAAGTCAATATTTATCATGATGGGTCACACagatatatatgcacattaataaatatatatgagctTTTTCTGaggcaattatttatttatttattttttttttgagacagagtttcgctcttgttacccaggctggagtgcaatggcgcgatctcggctcaccgcaaccttcgcctcctgggttcaggcaattctcctgcctcagcctcctgagtagctgggattacaggcacgcgccgccatgcccagctaattttttgtatttttaatagagacggggtttcaccttgttgaccaggatggtctcaatctcttgacctcgtgatccacccacctcgacctcccaaagtgctgggattacaggcttgagccaccgcgcccggccttatttatttatttttaaacataaagataCTAAAGTATACTTGACTTTTGGTTTTCAAAACCATTCCTTAGTATCTTCAGGCGCCTGACCTCCCTGAATGTCCTTGGCCCTGGGCTTCAGTTATCCTTTGATGCCCTGAAAAGGTGGCTAATGTGCTGTGGTTTTTCTGTGTTAAGAATAGTCCCAGTATTGTTTTATTGGTGAATAGCTGAAAAACAGGAATTAAGTCATATTCCAGGAAGGAAAATTAGTTTTTGTGCCTTCTGTTGCATAAATGGCATCCTTTTGATTGCCTGTCCAGAGTGTGTAAATGTAGCTGCAGTGTCTTCCCCCAGATGGCCTGGGGTCAGCTTGCAGTATTGACAGAACACCACATCAAAGTCTCGCAgagtttatttgaaaagatactGAGTTTGTTTCCAAGTATAATTTTGAAAAGCTGTTTAGGATCCAAACATTTAAACATCTCTTCCACACACAGAATTTCTGTTTACAAATATTCCAGAAAGCATTTTCGTAAGTGGTGAGCCATGCGGCGTACCCCGGCCAAATGTGGCTTCAGACTTCCTCGTGTTCTCTTGGTACAGTTTTTGCCGTTTGGCTTGATCCCGTTGAGGAACGTGCTCACCACTGGAAGCCAGACGCAGATTCGGCAGGTGTTTCTTGCCGCTTACAAGGCACCACGTGTAACATGTCCTGACCAGCCGCTGGTCATTTGTTGCAGAGGGGTGTGGCTGCCTTTTGGCCTACATCTCGAGTGCTTTTGGCCAATCATGCGAATGCAGGGGAGGATGAAGAGAGGTGGACTTGGGTTCATCTTTCATCAGTTAAGTAGCCAATAATCTAACTTGTATTTCtggaaactgaaaatgaaagtttCTAGAAAGCGTAAGAACAATTCAGGTTGGGTTTTGGAATAACGGACACATTCTTAGATGGAAATGCAATGAGTAAGAAAGGTTCTCCAAGATGGATGATTGATTTTAAGTCCTCAGTCCATAAAACTTCCTTAAAACACATCTCTGTTTTGGCCTTGCTCATTTGGGGTGTCAAGCAGCTACTCACCCTGCCTCAACTACACATAAGCTACACCTTGGCAGCAAAGGGCCCCCAGGTTACAGATAGAGTTTGATGAGCTCATCGCTGACAGCTGAGGGTGTCAGCACACCCAGGTCGGTAAACAGCAGGGTGATTAAGGAAGGGGCAGTGTAGTCGACCCACGGATGCTCCTCTTTAAGGTCTTGTCCAGTCTGTGCGACCTTGAGAGTATCTGCCTTATACTGAGGAGATAAGAAGTACACATTAGTCGGTGCTGAATATCCAGGGCTCCAAACTCGTGGGGCCCTGGCATGAGTGAACACTGTGCTACTTCCTGACACTGCTCTCTGAAGAGAGAGGAGGGCAGAGTTCGGCCCATAAGCCAAATCATGACGATGTGCTTGTCAAGAGCTATGGTGTAACAAACTTAAATCATGTGTCCCCTCATTCTCATGCTGGATTAGCTTCTCTAGACCTCTCAAGGTAAGATGGAGAGTCACTAGAGAGCTTgtggtgtgccaggcactgtggtaagATTATCTTACAATCCTCAGAACCCTGTCAGATACTACGatgccattttacagacaaggaaacaggctcagaggtCGCAATGAAAGGATaccctaaaaaataataataaatttaaaaaaaaagaaaggacttgCCCAAGCCACACAGTTTATAGCTTGAGGCAACGAGAGCTGAGCTGAGTTGAGCCCAAAGCTGGGACTTACCCACCAGCTTCCTGGCTTCCTCTCTACCCATCTCTGATGCTACTTAAGAGACTGAAAGACCAAAATTCTAGGGACAAATGTGTGAGCCCACCCACCAATTTATCTTTGTATTCCAAGTGTTGGGGAAAATAGCAGAAGTGAAAAAATTACCGGAAATTCTTAGGACTGCAATTTTCCAAAGGTTCCAGTTTAGACTTTAGTACCCCTTCAAATATGGAAAACTCTTGCCTTAAACTTATCTGGGACATCTTGCTGGTTTAGTGGAAAGAGCCGGACAAACTTGAAACTTTCTGCAACCACGTAGAAAGGTTTGTTCTGTGCTTTGGCACACACGGCCATCTGGTTGGTTCCAATCTGGGAAGGCAGAAAGTGGAACGGATGAGCTCTAGAGTGCTTTTGAAATAGAAGCCACAGAAAAGCAGGCCAGGAAGAGCAGCGCATGCCTctatcccagcatttcaggacgttgaggtgggaggatcacttgagaccaagagttcaggaccagcctggccaacacagtgagacctcgtttctattacaataaatgaacaatttaaaaacaGCAATAGAAAGTTATGTATATACACAACATATGTAATTCTGACCTTGGAATCAAAGAggaccttaaaataataaatgtttctcCAAGGATATTAAAATAGCCACTAGATACATGACAAAATCCTCAACACCATTAGCTCCTTAGGGCAACGTAATACAGTGAGAGATCACTTCCCACCTTCTAGAataactgtaattttaaaaagaggctgggtgcagtggctcaaattccagaactttgggaggccaaggtgggtagatcagctgaggtcagcagttcgagaccagcctggccaacattgtgaaaccccatctctactacaaatccaaaaattagctgagcatgggggcacgtgcctgtaaccccagctactcaggaggctgaggcaggagaattgcttaaacccgggaggtggaggttgcagtgagccaagattgtgccactgcactccagcctaggcaacaagagtgaaactccatctcaaaaaataaaaaaaaaaaggacaagtgttgacaaggatgtagagaaactggaacctcTGTGCTTTGCTGGTGGGAACGTAAAGTAGTACAGCTGCTCTGGAAAATCattagtttctcaaaaagttaaatatgcaGTTACCATGTGACTCAAGACTCTGCTTGCagacctctgcctccaaggttcaagtggttctcctgcctcagcctcccaagtagttgggattacaggtgctcaccatcatgcccggtaattttttgggtttttttttgctttttttttgagacagagtctcacactctgttgccagactggagtgcagtggcgtgatctccactcactgcaacctttgcctcctgggttcaagtgattcttctgtctcagcctcctgactagatggatctacaggtgtgtgccactacgcccggctaatattttttgtatttttaatagagatgggatttcaccatattggccaggatggtctcaatctcttgaccttgtgatctgcctgcctcggcctcccaaagtgctgtgattacaagcgtgagtcactgcacccggcatttttttttgtatttttagtagacagggtttcaccttgttggccaggctggtctcaaacttctgatctcaggtgatccacctgcctcagcctcccaaagtgctgggattacaggcgtaagccaccatgccttgttATATATGTTTTAACTAAAAAAAGCTTTCATGAAACCTATCTAAATTAAACAATGGTTAAAGAAATTGTAATCAAATATTGAGGTCGTGTGCTCAAttacaatgaaaacaaatgacgggctggccatggtggcttacgcctgtaatcctagcactgtgggaagtGCAAGGATTGCttcaggctaggagttcaagactacagtCAGCTATCACCACTCTACTACActacactgcactctagcctgggcaacagagtgaactTGTctctatttataaatatatgtattggccgggcatggtgcttcacacctgtaatcccagcactttgggaggctgaggtaggcagatcatgaggttaggagttcaagaccagcctggccaacatagtgaaatcccatccctactaaaagtacaaaacattagctgggcatggtggtggatgcctataatcccagttatttgggagctgaggtaggaaaataacttgaaccctggaggtgaagattgcagtgagcagaggtcgtgCCAGTgtacttcaggctgggtgacagtgcaggactctgtctgaaaaaatatataataaaaataaatatccaggagacggaggttgcggtgagccgagatcgtgccattgcactccagcctgggtaacaagagtgaaactccgtctcaaataaataaataaacaaataaaaatatatgttatatattatatttacatatatttatatatactttacatatgaatgttttaaatgtaaaacactcGTGTATCTGTTCTGTGTACACATGTgcaaacataaatatacatacacataaaggATAACAAATGTGAACAAGAAACAGACAAACCCAATTCCAATTCAAACCCATTCTGTGTAAATAcgaataaagctttttttttctgagacacgtCTCAccatcgtccaggctggagtgcagcagtgtgatcataACGCTGcgacctcaaattcctgggctcaagtgattctcctgcctcggcttcctgagcagctggaactacaggcaagcactaccatgtccagctaatttttctaattttttgtagacagggtttcactatgttgcctaggctgctcttgaactcaaAGCCTCAAGTTATCTTCCCACCGTGGCCTCTCAGattgctgggattaacaggtatgagccatcacacctgactaaatCACATTGTC
This window contains:
- the DDX55 gene encoding ATP-dependent RNA helicase DDX55 isoform X2: MEHVTEGSWESLPVPLHPRVLGALRELGFPYMTPVQVTGSGKTLAFVIPILEILLRREEKLKKSQVGAIIITPTRELAIQIDEVLSHFTRHFPQFSQILWIGGRNPGEDVERFRQQGGNIIVATPGRLEDMFRRKAEGLDLASCVRSLDVLVLDEADRLLDMGFEASINTILEVLPKQRRTGLFSATQTQEVENLVRAGLRNPVRVSVKEKGVAASSVQKTPSRLENYYMVCKADEKFNQLVHFLRNHKQEKHLVFFSTCACVEYYGKALEALVKGVKIMCIHGKMKYKRNKIFMEFRKLQSGILVCTDVMARGIDIPEVNWVLQYDPPSSASAFVHRCGRTARIGHRGSALVFLLPMEESYINFLAINQKCPLQEMKLQKNTVDLLPKLKSMALADRAVFEKGMKAFVSYVQAYAKHECNLIFRLKDLDFASLARGFALLRMPKMPELRGKQFPDFVPVDINTDTIPFKDKIREKQRQKLLKQQRKEKTENDKRRKFIKNKAWSKQKAKKEKKKKMNEKRKREEGSDTEDEDMEELLSDTRLLKKLKKGKITEEEFEKSLLTTGKRTIKMADLGISDLEDDS
- the DDX55 gene encoding ATP-dependent RNA helicase DDX55 isoform X3, with the protein product MEHVTEGSWESLPVPLHPRVLGALRELGFPYMTPVQVGAIIITPTRELAIQIDEVLSHFTRHFPQFSQILWIGGRNPGEDVERFRQQGGNIIVATPGRLEDMFRRKAEGLDLASCVRSLDVLVLDEADRLLDMGFEASINTILEVLPKQRRTGLFSATQTQEVENLVRAGLRNPVRVSVKEKGVAASSVQKTPSRLENYYMVCKADEKFNQLVHFLRNHKQEKHLVFFSTCACVEYYGKALEALVKGVKIMCIHGKMKYKRNKIFMEFRKLQSGILVCTDVMARGIDIPEVNWVLQYDPPSSASAFVHRCGRTARIGHRGSALVFLLPMEESYINFLAINQKCPLQEMKLQKNTVDLLPKLKSMALADRAVFEKGMKAFVSYVQAYAKHECNLIFRLKDLDFASLARGFALLRMPKMPELRGKQFPDFVPVDINTDTIPFKDKIREKQRQKLLKQQRKEKTENDKRRKFIKNKAWSKQKAKKEKKKKMNEKRKREEGSDTEDEDMEELLSDTRLLKKLKKGKITEEEFEKSLLTTGKRTIKMADLGISDLEDDS
- the DDX55 gene encoding ATP-dependent RNA helicase DDX55 isoform X1, which gives rise to MEHVTEGSWESLPVPLHPRVLGALRELGFPYMTPVQSATIPLFMRNKDVAAEAVTGSGKTLAFVIPILEILLRREEKLKKSQVGAIIITPTRELAIQIDEVLSHFTRHFPQFSQILWIGGRNPGEDVERFRQQGGNIIVATPGRLEDMFRRKAEGLDLASCVRSLDVLVLDEADRLLDMGFEASINTILEVLPKQRRTGLFSATQTQEVENLVRAGLRNPVRVSVKEKGVAASSVQKTPSRLENYYMVCKADEKFNQLVHFLRNHKQEKHLVFFSTCACVEYYGKALEALVKGVKIMCIHGKMKYKRNKIFMEFRKLQSGILVCTDVMARGIDIPEVNWVLQYDPPSSASAFVHRCGRTARIGHRGSALVFLLPMEESYINFLAINQKCPLQEMKLQKNTVDLLPKLKSMALADRAVFEKGMKAFVSYVQAYAKHECNLIFRLKDLDFASLARGFALLRMPKMPELRGKQFPDFVPVDINTDTIPFKDKIREKQRQKLLKQQRKEKTENDKRRKFIKNKAWSKQKAKKEKKKKMNEKRKREEGSDTEDEDMEELLSDTRLLKKLKKGKITEEEFEKSLLTTGKRTIKMADLGISDLEDDS
- the DDX55 gene encoding ATP-dependent RNA helicase DDX55 isoform X4 is translated as MEHVTEGSWESLPVPLHPRVLGALRELGFPYMTPVQSATIPLFMRNKDVAAEAVTGSGKTLAFVIPILEILLRREEKLKKSQVGAIIITPTRELAIQIDEVLSHFTRHFPQFSQILWIGGRNPGEDVERFRQQGGNIIVATPGRLEDMFRRKAEGLDLASCVRSLDVLVLDEADRLLDMGFEASINTILEVLPKQRRTGLFSATQTQEVENLVRAGLRNPVRVSVKEKGVAASSVQKTPSRLENYYMVCKADEKFNQLVHFLRNHKQEKHLVFFSTCACVEYYGKALEALVKGVKIMCIHGKMKYKRNKIFMEFRKLQSGILVCTDVMARGIDIPEVNWVLQYDPPSSASAFVHRCGRTARIGHRGSALVFLLPMEESYINFLAINQKCPLQEMKLQKNTVDLLPKLKSMALADRAVFEKGMKAFVSYVQAYAKHECNLIFRLKALLEVLPC